In Acanthochromis polyacanthus isolate Apoly-LR-REF ecotype Palm Island chromosome 18, KAUST_Apoly_ChrSc, whole genome shotgun sequence, the following proteins share a genomic window:
- the ier5l gene encoding immediate early response gene 5-like protein produces MIGGMDAQSLISISLMKIHNSRTQRGGIKLHKNLLVSYVLRNARQVYIKEKYAEIYRMQQYEEVMTVCNEIQELNPLDLDAEEADEEERSRGEESSVCGAALQRGAAQPAALCRTGSAVSGCCPLEDVGKDPEPSYYRSCCMEAPPAAPCDPFTGSGGAHCNKTTVLDLDTHVVTTVENGFLHQDCCCAPTGQSAAKKRKVEFGCCVSDLDDVPDFTRKRAKREDCSFSDYTDTSNISNLISIFGSGFSGLLSRQADLEQICSKQALASLGAWTRAIVAF; encoded by the coding sequence ATGATCGGCGGCATGGACGCGCAGAGCCTCATCTCCATCTCCCTGATGAAGATCCACAACTCCAGGACGCAGCGCGGCGGCATCAAGCTGCACAAGAACCTGCTGGTGTCCTACGTGCTGCGGAACGCGCGGCAGGTCTACATTAAGGAGAAATACGCGGAGATCTACCGGATGCAGCAGTACGAGGAGGTGATGACGGTCTGCAACGAGATCCAGGAGCTCAACCCGCTGGACTTGGACGCGGAGGAGGCGGACGAGGAGGAGCGGAGCCGCGGGGAGGAGAGCTCCGTCTGCGGCGCTGCGCTCCAGCGAGGCGCGGCGCAGCCAGCGGCGCTCTGCCGGACGGGGAGCGCTGTGTCCGGCTGCTGCCCGCTGGAGGATGTCGGTAAGGACCCGGAGCCTTCCTACTACCGGAGCTGCTGCATGGAGGCTCCACCGGCGGCTCCGTGCGACCCGTTCACCGGTAGCGGCGGCGCGCACTGCAACAAAACCACCGTGCTGGACCTGGACACGCATGTGGTGACCACGGTGGAGAACGGCTTCCTGCACCAGGACTGCTGCTGCGCTCCCACCGGACAGTCCGCCGCCAAGAAGCGGAAGGTGGAGTTCGGCTGCTGCGTCTCGGACCTGGACGACGTTCCGGATTTTACCCGCAAACGGGCCAAACGGGAGGACTGCTCGTTCTCGGACTACACGGACACTTCCAACATCTCCAACCTGATCTCCATCTTCGGTTCGGGGTTTTCGGGGCTGCTGAGCCGACAGGCGGACCTGGAGCAGATCTGTAGCAAGCAGGCTCTGGCCAGTCTGGGCGCCTGGACCCGGGCCATAGTGGCGTTCTGA